Sequence from the Priestia megaterium genome:
TCTACTGTAATAGTAAGATCATCAACATTAGCAGTTTCACCTAATTTTTTGGTGACCGTATTGTAGAATTTATCTGTTTTTTCTTTATCAAACTTCGCATCAACATTTAGCTCTTTATCGTCCGATTTCTTTTCTGATGACTCAGCTGAGTGTTTCTCATTTCCACTAGCCTTTTCTGATTCTCCGCTCGAACAAGCCGCAAGCCCTAATACTAGGAAACATGTACTTGCTCCTATTAACCATTTTTTCTTACTCATTACGGGTTCTTCCTTCTTTCAATTAGTATTTTATTAGTATTTTATGTATAAAGAGTTAAATCTACGTAACTCTTAATCCAAAAATAGGATATACCAAATACTAACAATCTGTCAAAAGTAAATATATTACAACTGTTCTATATATTAAATAAGGACCTGTATTGTGCTACTGTGTTAATAAATATTATGATTCTTTCCTTAAATTCAATCCCTTCAGAATGCTCTGGAAGATCATATCCCATCATATGATTTTACCACGGCTCTCTATTAGACAAACACTCTAGTAGATTAAGTAGATCACTCTTCATCAAAGAAAAAAAGTCTTGGATGACTGGCTGTTTGTCTATTAACATGAAAAACCTCCTAATAGCCTAGTAATATACTATATCCCCTAAGACCGTACTTCTTTTTCTATTTTATCATTGTATAAAGCACTCCATGAGCGTACATTCATCGTGAGTTTGCTATTTCACACAACCTTGTTTACTTCGTCAAACAAATTATAATACATGCAAAAAAGCACCTTTTGTCATTAGACAAGAAGTGCTTTTTTCTTCAGATAATATATTAATAAATATACTTAGGTTCTTTAATTCAAACTCTAATCTTCATAAATAACAGAACCCATATATTTAAGCTTCCTACCATCAAGTTTTGCTTCCTCAACAAGTTCTTCATATTCAAAATCATATAACCGAATAACAATATTGTACGGTTCTTCTAAGCTTTCACCATAAAAGTCTTCAAGTTCACTTATAAGTGAATCAGAATACGAAGCATTCTTTAGTAATTCGGACAAAGAAGATGTAGGATATTCATTGTAGGTACATTCTAATAAGTCTTGATTGTACTCAAGGAAATTTATTTGAAAATCATTCATAAAGCTCGAAGGAATTCTATCTCCCTCATTATCATATTTTATTTCTACATACTTGCTTAACAAATCCTCATCACTACAATTTCCAAACCAAAGAGAAACAGCTCCTGGGTTTTCCATCATAATCCCCCTTTTCTAATTACCTAAGTCCTTCTGGCAATGAATCAATTCCACCTTTTAACCTATAATGTGCCCAATTTCTTAATTTCCTTTTAAATGTATCGTAGTCAAGTGAGTAATCAATTAAATTGAGAAGCTCTCTATGAGCTTTGCCAGAACCATCAAACCCATGTCTTCCTACCGGATTAACAAATTCAACATCTTTCGTTAACGTTCTCATTTCTGCTATATCTTCAGCCGTTACACCCCACCGCTTAAAAATTGGCGCTCGTGATACTAAGTGCCATTCATGGTACCCACCAGGATAACGAATTCTACTCTCAATAATAGTCCTTAGTTTTGGAGTAGACCAAGCTAGTTCAAATTCATCTACGCTCAATTCATTAAACCATTTTGCAAAGGCTTTACTTCCGGGCATAGTCTCTGATGTAAAGGTTCTAGTCCTCGCGGTTTCTTTTACAAAATGGTCTTTTACCAGTTTATTTACTTGCGCATTTGATAATTTTTTTCCTTCTGTTTTTTATTAGCAGAAGGTTTTTTTCGAGTGTCAGGTTTCACTCTACTTGCTTTAGGTCTTACCGGCTTCGGTATACTAGTGTTTGATCTGCTTTTGAAACGGTTCATACACCTTTTTCGACCAATTTCTTACTACTTTTTTACTGACGACATTATACCTATCACTTCATATTTTGGTCGTTTTAGGTGTATATATGCCCGGAACTTCTGTTACTTTTGAAACAGATTTTATGGCACCTGCAGATTTTGCACACCCTACATTTGTAAACCGGACGAGTTTATTAAATAAAAGCAAATAAGCACCTATTGTCTAGAAGACAATCAAGTGCTTTAAGTTCATCTGTTTTTAAGCATCATTAAATTTGTAAGTGTTATAGTAACAGTATTACATCAAAACTTACTAGTTTGTACGAGTTCGTTAATTTCATGTCCATTCTATGTGTTTGTTTATATTCATCACCCAGTAAAACGTCATCTCGCCTAATCTCGTACTTCTTTTTCTATTCTATCATTGCACATCATACTCCATGATGGTACAACCATCATGGAGTATGCACTTTTTAATAGTCTACTCTTTTTCTTTCGACTGCAAATACACTTTATTTTCTACTCACCCACATATATATTTGTTATCTTTGACTACAAACCACATTTTTTGGCGTTCTCATGTGTAAATTATAGTTTTAGCATTTATAAAGTCACTGTAATCCATTTCGTATATTTGCTTAATCTCTTAAATTATTAATTACAACATATAAAATTTGGTAACTAAGGATTCTTCAATCCATTAATAAAACCCTTAAAGCTATCAGCTATTTTATACGTATTTTCTTCTTCACTAGACTGCGGAAAATAAAAAGAGTGATCCCAATAATATACACCATGGTTTTCAGTATCTGTAATAAGTACAATTAATCCTGAACCTGGATCATCTCCTATTATTAAACTATTCGGTAACATATCTTCTTCAAACTCTTCATAGCATTCACTTAAATCAAAAGTTCTTTTTACACCTATACCATACAAGACATCTAAAGGGATTTCCTGATTTAATTCTTTAACAAAAAATTTACTATACCTAACTTTCGAAGTCCCCCCGTTATATTCACTTAAAAATTTTTTATAATCTTCCGGAAGTAAAAATCCTAAAAACTCTTCTAATTCTTCAATCGATTCTTCAGTTGCTTTACCAAAAGCATTTAAATTCATTTATTTCACTCCCATTTAATCTTTTAACTTCTTAGCTAATGACATTCCACCCATATGTCGAAATCTTCTGTGCATCTCTTTATTAACTTCTTGCATTGTTGTTAAATCTTGATGATGGTGCCACGTGTTTTCATCTAATTTCGGTCCATTTGGAGCTAATTCAT
This genomic interval carries:
- a CDS encoding SMI1/KNR4 family protein codes for the protein MNLNAFGKATEESIEELEEFLGFLLPEDYKKFLSEYNGGTSKVRYSKFFVKELNQEIPLDVLYGIGVKRTFDLSECYEEFEEDMLPNSLIIGDDPGSGLIVLITDTENHGVYYWDHSFYFPQSSEEENTYKIADSFKGFINGLKNP
- a CDS encoding immunity 22 family protein yields the protein MENPGAVSLWFGNCSDEDLLSKYVEIKYDNEGDRIPSSFMNDFQINFLEYNQDLLECTYNEYPTSSLSELLKNASYSDSLISELEDFYGESLEEPYNIVIRLYDFEYEELVEEAKLDGRKLKYMGSVIYED